The following nucleotide sequence is from Centropristis striata isolate RG_2023a ecotype Rhode Island chromosome 7, C.striata_1.0, whole genome shotgun sequence.
TCTACAGTCTGTTACTGTCACTGAGGTTACAATCAAACCTGAAAGAGAGCAAAGGCCACCAATTTGTCAGCTTTTGTATtaaataagacattaactatTGACGTGCAGCTTTAAACTGCCAGAGGACAgactcccttttttttaaagactgcATCAGTAGAAAGTCTAAATACACTCAGGGGAAATGTCACTAAAGGGTTCCCAGAGTTTCCTCCATGGCAAGTAAAAACGAAGAGGTTTTTTTAGGGGCTCCGGGTTGAAGTATTTCCCTTCCCAAGTTCCTCGtcctccaaaacaaacaagatgatCACCAGGTAGCCCACTCCCTACAGGTCCTCGGTGTAGATGATGCAGGGACTAGTATCCTCACTTGACTCCAGCTGCACCGTGGACACAAACCAGCGGCGGGAGCCTGTGGCGTTGTAGTTGAGCGTGGTGCGGTAAGTGTTCTTGGCGTGTTTCGGGTAGATGATGGTGGTGCTCTGGTAGCTGATGGGTTTCTGCCGTGGCTCCAGGTACACCTGGGACTTGTAGCTCCTCCAAGTGCAGTTCCGCACCGCCACCACTGTCTCGCTGAAGGAGGTGGCCGTGGGAACGGGGGCGCAGAACACCCGGTCCCGGTAGTGCTTGTCGGAATCGTACTTGACCTCGGAGTTGCACCTGGAAAGGAGAAGGTGACAACTGTTTAGAAACACTTCTAGAATGAATCACCAGGTGGCAGTGTTGACAAGAGAATATTgatcaaaaaatgtgaatgaagCTCCCTATTTCAACAAAACTTCATGTGTCAAAGTTCCCTTACTTGATTTCCTGCTCTGGTTTAGGGTTGACCTCGATGCTTTCTCCGAAGAACACAGGGTGCATGCGAGTTTTTGGGTCCGTGCCCGTGGAGTTCAGCAGCAGGTAGGGCAGCTGTGCAGAGGAAACAGAGTCACAATCTCAGAATAAAACCCACCCATGAACTGTTTGTTACCAGCCTGCCAACGTGTCCATTCAAGGAATTCTAGTAAAAAATCCCAGCATGGTTGGGGGTTTCAGCAGAGCCAGCAACCCAAATTAAAAACACTGCAGTCCCCACCCTCTCCAGGAAAACACGCTCCTTGATCCGCCCTCGTGAGAGCTCGCCTCGTCCGTGGCACGACTGTTACTACAACGGCAGTTAGACATGAAGCTCAGCAGTCGGGGCGACACTTCCATTTTAATACAGATAATTACACTGTTTGGGTCCAGCCAAATTAAGTGTTGGTGGTAAATCTCT
It contains:
- the rflna gene encoding refilin-A; translation: MVGHLHLQAMDDSLKGKNREGLLDSPDSGLPPSPSPPFCSLSPGLIESRSGSCTTPVESHHGYYKKESREGKLLPYLLLNSTGTDPKTRMHPVFFGESIEVNPKPEQEIKCNSEVKYDSDKHYRDRVFCAPVPTATSFSETVVAVRNCTWRSYKSQVYLEPRQKPISYQSTTIIYPKHAKNTYRTTLNYNATGSRRWFVSTVQLESSEDTSPCIIYTEDL